The following are encoded in a window of Sphaeramia orbicularis chromosome 20, fSphaOr1.1, whole genome shotgun sequence genomic DNA:
- the mtfr1 gene encoding mitochondrial fission regulator 1, giving the protein MSKEYARIEMDLAFGSAKPYGSSRSIVRRIASTLPLKPCPRVHFQLYPYSEDAGILIGARRQNGLVASLADIGWIDKDEEEDDDDYFGRPRSGVPAGLVFRAHQPQRKPLTRQRSLPSLNQGAPDPQGPTIANDEAIQKISALETELAKLRAQIAQIVLAQEKNAEPAAITGAPPPPPPPCGTLLPPPPPPPPPPLPPPPLSLQRTFSAIDLIKERRGKKTDSQTILDSKPPEVPSMLDVLKDMNKVKLRSVKSRAGEGDAKTKASEPADAAALIAEALKRKFAHRYRHSSGQEENDDFRLDVPEVKPKTDTPLFGQHMLKPTGKRKLL; this is encoded by the exons GCTTTTGGATCAGCCAAGCCCTATGGGTCCTCTAGAAGCATTGTTAGGAGAATAGCATCCACTCTACCTCTGAAGCCCTGCCCCAGGGTCCATTTTCAG CTCTATCCATATAGTGAGGATGCTGGCATCCTGATTGGTGCCAGGAGGCAGAACGGTTTGGTAGCCTCTCTGGCTGACATTGGATGGATTGataaggatgaagaggaggatgacgATGACTACTTTGGCAGACCCAG GTCAGGAGTGCCAGCAGGACTTGTGTTCCGAGCTCACCAACCTCAGAGAAAACCCTTAACCCGCCAGAGGTCACTGCCAAGTCTGAATCAGGGGGCTCCAGACCCCCAGGGGCCAACAATTGCCAATGATGAGGCTATTCAAAAGATTAGTGCACTGGAGACAGAACTTGCCAAACTCAGAGCTCAGATTGCACAAATTGTCTTGGCTCAGGAGAAAAATGCAGAGCCAG CTGCTATCACGGGTGCACctccccctccaccaccaccctgTGGTACACTActtcccccaccaccaccaccaccaccaccccctcttCCTCCACCACCCCTGAGCCTCCAGCGTACATTTTCAGCGATTGACTTAATAAAGGAGCGCAGAGGGAAGAAGACAGACAGTCAAACAATTCTGGATTCCAAACCACCAGAAGTCCCCAGCATGCTTGATGTCCTCAAAGACATGAACAAAGTCAAACTGCGCTCTGTTAAAAG TCGTGCAGGGGAAGGTGATGCTAAAACAAAAGCCAGCGAGCCTGCAGATGCAGCAGCTCTTATTGCTGAGGCCCTCAAACGCAAGTTTGCCCATCGGTATCGGCACAGCAGTGGACAAGAAGAAAATGATGACTTTAGACTTGATGTTCCAGAAGTGAAACCTAAAACGGACACCCCTTTG TTTGGGCAGCACATGTTGAAGCCAACTGGAAAACGAAAGCTGCTGTGA